The Palleronia sp. THAF1 genome window below encodes:
- the rpoC gene encoding DNA-directed RNA polymerase subunit beta' produces the protein MNQELTTNPFSPLAAPKTFDEIKVSLASPERILSWSFGEIKKPETINYRTFKPERDGLFCARIFGPVKDYECLCGKYKRMKYRGIVCEKCGVEVTLQKVRRERMGHIELAAPCAHIWFLKSLPSRIGLMLDMTLRDLERVLYFENYVVIEPGLTDLTYGQMLTEEEFMDAQDQYGMDAFTANIGAEAIREMLSMIDLDAEAERLREELKEATGELKPKKIIKRLKIVESFLESGNRPEWMVLTVIPVIPPELRPLVPLDGGRFATSDLNDLYRRVINRNNRLKRLIELRAPDIIVRNEKRMLQESVDALFDNGRRGRVITGANKRPLKSLSDMLKGKQGRFRQNLLGKRVDFSGRSVIVTGPELKLHQCGLPKKMALELFKPFIYSRLEAKGLSSTVKQAKKLVEKERPEVWDILDEVIREHPVMLNRAPTLHRLGIQAFEPVLIEGKAIQLHPLVCSAFNADFDGDQMAVHVPLSLEAQLEARVLMMSTNNVLSPANGAPIIVPSQDMILGLYYITMQREGMKGEGMVFSSVDEVQHALDAGEVHLHAKVQARVTQIDAETGEEVVKRFETTPGRMRLGALLPLNAKAPFDLVNRLLRKKEVQQVIDTVYRYCGQKESVIFCDQIMTMGFREAFKAGISFGKDDMVIPESKWPIVEETRDQVKDFEQQYMDGLITQGEKYNKVVDAWSKCNDKVTDAMMTTISTPGMTDGTEHEPNSVYMMAHSGARGSVTQMKQLGGMRGLMAKPNGEIIETPIISNFKEGLTVLEYFNSTHGARKGLSDTALKTANSGYLTRRLVDVAQDCIVRQHDCGTDRAVTAKPAVNDGEIVASLSERVLGRVAAENILKPGTDEVIIAEGELIDERKADMVDELKVAQARIRSPLTCEAEEGVCAMCYGRDLARGTMVNQGEAVGIIAAQSIGEPGTQLTMRTFHIGGVAQGSQQSFQEAGHEGTIEFRNANLLANSVGEKVVMGRNMTIAIMDDQGVERASFKLGYGTTMHVEEGAKVARGDKLFEWDPYTLPIIAEADGRAKLVDLIPGISVRDETDDATGMTQKIVTDWRSAPKGSDLKPEIVLAGTDGEPLRNDQGNPITYPMSVDAVLSVEDGADVKAGDVVARIPREGAKTKDITGGLPRVAELFEARRPKDHAIIAEADGHVKFGRDYKNKRRIAIVPTEEGAEPIEYMVPKGKHIPVQEGDFIQKGDYIMDGNPAPHDILAILGVEALADYMIDEVQDVYRLQGVKINDKHIEVIVRQMLQKWEIQDSGETTLLKGEHVDKVEFDEANEKAMKKGGRPAQGEPILLGITKASLQTRSFISAASFQETTRVLTEASVQGKRDKLVGLKENVIVGRLIPAGTGGATQQMRRIAAERDLKVLKAAQKEAEKAAALAAPAEEPLESQADADVDVIDIPEESRDE, from the coding sequence ATGAACCAGGAACTGACGACCAACCCGTTCTCGCCCCTCGCGGCGCCGAAGACCTTTGACGAAATCAAGGTCTCTCTGGCCTCGCCCGAGCGGATCCTTTCGTGGTCTTTCGGCGAGATCAAGAAGCCCGAAACGATCAACTACCGCACGTTCAAGCCCGAGCGTGACGGCCTGTTCTGCGCGCGTATTTTTGGTCCCGTGAAGGACTACGAATGCCTGTGCGGCAAGTACAAGCGCATGAAGTATCGCGGCATTGTCTGCGAAAAATGCGGCGTGGAGGTCACGCTGCAAAAGGTCCGCCGCGAGCGGATGGGCCATATCGAACTGGCCGCGCCCTGCGCCCACATCTGGTTCCTCAAGTCGCTGCCGTCGCGCATCGGCCTGATGCTGGACATGACCCTGCGCGACCTTGAGCGGGTTCTCTACTTCGAGAACTACGTCGTGATCGAGCCGGGCCTGACGGATCTGACTTATGGTCAGATGCTGACCGAAGAAGAATTCATGGACGCCCAGGACCAGTACGGCATGGATGCCTTCACCGCCAACATCGGCGCGGAAGCCATCCGTGAGATGCTGTCGATGATAGACCTCGACGCAGAGGCAGAGCGTCTGCGCGAAGAGCTGAAGGAAGCCACCGGCGAACTGAAGCCCAAGAAGATCATCAAGCGTCTGAAGATCGTGGAATCGTTCCTGGAATCCGGCAACCGCCCCGAGTGGATGGTGCTGACCGTGATCCCGGTTATCCCGCCCGAGCTGCGCCCGCTGGTGCCGCTGGACGGTGGCCGGTTCGCGACGTCCGACCTGAACGATCTGTATCGCCGCGTCATCAACCGCAACAACCGCCTGAAGCGCCTGATCGAGCTGCGTGCGCCCGACATCATCGTGCGCAACGAAAAGCGCATGCTGCAGGAATCCGTGGACGCGCTGTTCGACAACGGCCGTCGCGGTCGTGTCATCACGGGTGCCAACAAGCGTCCGCTGAAGTCGCTTTCCGACATGCTGAAGGGCAAGCAGGGCCGCTTCCGCCAGAACCTTCTGGGCAAGCGCGTCGACTTCTCTGGCCGTTCCGTCATCGTGACGGGGCCGGAGCTGAAGCTGCACCAGTGCGGTTTGCCCAAGAAGATGGCGCTGGAGCTGTTCAAGCCGTTCATCTACTCGCGTCTTGAAGCCAAGGGCCTTTCCAGCACGGTCAAGCAAGCGAAGAAGTTGGTGGAAAAGGAGCGTCCCGAAGTTTGGGACATCCTGGATGAAGTCATCCGCGAACACCCCGTGATGCTGAACCGTGCGCCGACGCTGCACCGTCTGGGCATCCAGGCGTTCGAGCCGGTGCTGATCGAAGGCAAGGCGATCCAGCTGCACCCGCTGGTCTGCTCGGCCTTCAACGCCGACTTCGACGGTGACCAGATGGCTGTTCACGTGCCCCTTTCGCTGGAAGCCCAGCTGGAAGCGCGCGTGCTGATGATGTCGACAAACAACGTGCTGTCGCCTGCCAACGGCGCGCCGATCATCGTGCCGTCGCAGGACATGATCCTTGGCCTGTATTACATCACGATGCAGCGTGAGGGCATGAAGGGCGAGGGCATGGTCTTCTCGTCCGTGGACGAAGTGCAGCACGCGCTGGACGCTGGCGAAGTGCATCTGCACGCCAAGGTTCAGGCCCGTGTCACGCAGATCGACGCCGAGACCGGCGAAGAAGTCGTGAAGCGGTTCGAGACGACGCCGGGCCGTATGCGTCTTGGCGCGCTTCTGCCGCTGAACGCCAAGGCACCGTTCGATCTGGTGAACCGTCTTCTGCGCAAGAAGGAAGTCCAGCAGGTCATCGACACCGTCTACCGTTACTGCGGTCAGAAGGAGTCGGTCATCTTCTGCGACCAGATCATGACCATGGGCTTCCGCGAAGCGTTCAAGGCGGGCATTTCGTTCGGCAAGGACGACATGGTGATCCCGGAATCCAAGTGGCCGATCGTGGAAGAGACCCGCGATCAGGTGAAGGATTTCGAACAGCAGTACATGGACGGCCTGATCACCCAGGGCGAAAAGTACAACAAGGTCGTGGACGCCTGGTCGAAGTGTAACGACAAGGTCACCGACGCCATGATGACCACCATCTCGACCCCCGGCATGACCGACGGGACCGAACATGAGCCGAACTCCGTCTACATGATGGCGCACTCAGGTGCGCGTGGCTCCGTCACGCAGATGAAGCAGCTGGGCGGGATGCGCGGCCTGATGGCCAAGCCGAACGGCGAGATCATCGAGACGCCCATCATCTCGAACTTCAAGGAAGGTCTGACCGTTCTTGAGTACTTCAACTCGACCCACGGCGCACGGAAGGGCCTGTCCGATACGGCTCTGAAGACGGCGAACTCGGGCTACCTGACCCGTCGTCTGGTGGACGTGGCGCAGGACTGCATCGTGCGTCAGCACGACTGCGGCACCGACCGCGCCGTCACCGCGAAGCCTGCCGTCAACGACGGTGAAATCGTGGCGTCCCTGTCCGAGCGTGTTCTGGGCCGTGTCGCGGCAGAGAACATCCTGAAGCCGGGTACCGACGAGGTCATCATCGCCGAAGGCGAGCTGATCGACGAGCGCAAGGCCGACATGGTCGATGAGCTGAAGGTGGCACAGGCCCGCATCCGCTCGCCTCTGACCTGTGAGGCAGAGGAAGGCGTTTGCGCCATGTGCTACGGTCGTGACCTGGCGCGCGGCACGATGGTGAACCAGGGCGAAGCCGTGGGTATCATCGCGGCGCAGTCCATCGGTGAGCCGGGCACACAGCTGACGATGCGGACGTTCCACATCGGCGGCGTCGCCCAAGGTAGCCAGCAGTCCTTCCAGGAAGCTGGCCACGAGGGCACGATTGAGTTCCGCAACGCCAATCTTCTGGCGAACTCGGTGGGCGAGAAAGTCGTGATGGGCCGCAACATGACCATCGCGATCATGGACGATCAGGGCGTCGAGCGCGCATCGTTCAAGCTGGGCTACGGCACCACGATGCATGTCGAAGAAGGCGCGAAAGTGGCCCGCGGCGACAAGCTGTTCGAGTGGGATCCCTACACCCTGCCGATCATCGCCGAAGCCGATGGCCGTGCGAAGCTGGTCGACCTGATCCCGGGCATCTCAGTGCGCGACGAGACGGACGATGCAACCGGCATGACGCAGAAGATCGTGACCGACTGGCGTTCCGCGCCGAAGGGCAGCGATCTGAAGCCGGAAATCGTGCTGGCCGGGACGGATGGAGAGCCTCTGCGCAACGATCAGGGCAACCCGATCACCTATCCGATGTCGGTGGACGCCGTTCTGTCCGTCGAAGACGGTGCGGACGTAAAGGCCGGTGACGTCGTCGCGCGTATCCCGCGTGAAGGCGCGAAGACCAAGGACATCACCGGTGGTCTGCCGCGTGTGGCCGAGCTCTTCGAAGCGCGTCGTCCCAAGGACCACGCCATCATCGCCGAGGCCGACGGTCACGTGAAGTTCGGGCGCGACTACAAGAACAAGCGCCGGATCGCGATCGTGCCGACCGAGGAAGGTGCGGAGCCCATCGAGTACATGGTACCCAAGGGCAAGCACATCCCCGTGCAGGAAGGCGACTTCATCCAGAAGGGTGACTACATCATGGACGGCAACCCTGCCCCCCATGACATCCTTGCCATTCTGGGCGTCGAAGCCTTGGCCGACTACATGATCGACGAAGTGCAGGACGTGTATCGACTGCAGGGCGTGAAGATCAACGACAAGCACATCGAGGTGATCGTTCGCCAGATGCTGCAGAAGTGGGAGATCCAGGACTCTGGTGAGACCACGCTGCTGAAAGGTGAGCACGTCGATAAGGTCGAGTTCGACGAGGCCAACGAGAAGGCGATGAAGAAGGGTGGCCGTCCGGCACAGGGCGAACCGATCCTTCTGGGCATCACCAAGGCGTCGCTGCAAACCCGCAGCTTCATCTCGGCGGCGTCCTTCCAAGAGACCACCCGCGTGCTGACCGAGGCGTCGGTTCAGGGCAAGCGCGACAAGCTGGTGGGCCTCAAGGAGAACGTCATCGTCGGTCGCCTGATTCCCGCCGGTACCGGTGGGGCCACGCAGCAGATGCGCCGCATCGCCGCCGAGCGTGACCTCAAGGTTCTGAAGGCCGCCCAGAAGGAGGCCGAAAAGGCCGCTGCTCTGGCCGCGCCTGCGGAAGAGCCGCTGGAGAGCCAAGCGGACGCGGACGTCGATGTGATCGACATCCCGGAAGAGAGCCGCGACGAGTAG
- a CDS encoding DMT family transporter, with protein sequence MPLSDNMRGALFMIAVTLCFTVGDTIVKAAAEDLPVFQFIALRGLVATPILIALAWRSGARIADVSGRDRRLIVLRSVAEVGAMLCFFIALVRMPIANVTAILQAIPLTLTLAGALILKEPVGWRRMGAIVLGFVGVLLIVRPGAADFDPNAGFALLSVLFVTIRDLTVRRITRSVPAFLVAAAMSGIVTVGAGIASLFTPWQSVGAGQSFAVTAAAIAIVGGYLFLVYAMRWGALAVVTPFRYTALIWALIAGWLVFGDWPAWPTWIGAGLIVATGLFTFWRERALELRLQRKASRF encoded by the coding sequence ATGCCCCTATCAGACAATATGCGCGGCGCGCTGTTCATGATCGCCGTCACGCTGTGCTTCACGGTGGGCGACACCATCGTGAAAGCGGCGGCGGAAGATCTGCCGGTGTTCCAGTTCATCGCTCTGCGCGGTCTGGTCGCAACCCCGATCCTGATCGCACTGGCGTGGCGCAGCGGCGCACGGATCGCCGACGTAAGCGGACGGGATCGACGCTTAATCGTCCTGCGCTCCGTGGCAGAGGTCGGCGCGATGCTGTGCTTTTTCATCGCGCTCGTGCGGATGCCGATCGCCAACGTCACCGCCATCTTGCAGGCCATTCCCCTGACATTGACTCTGGCGGGCGCATTGATCCTGAAAGAGCCCGTGGGTTGGCGACGGATGGGCGCAATCGTGCTGGGTTTCGTCGGCGTGCTGTTGATCGTCCGACCCGGTGCCGCCGACTTCGATCCCAACGCGGGCTTCGCCCTACTGTCTGTCCTGTTCGTCACGATCCGGGACCTGACCGTGCGCCGAATCACGCGCTCCGTTCCTGCGTTCCTTGTCGCTGCTGCCATGTCCGGGATCGTGACCGTGGGCGCGGGAATCGCGTCGCTGTTCACGCCGTGGCAGAGTGTCGGGGCAGGGCAGAGCTTCGCTGTCACTGCCGCCGCCATCGCGATCGTCGGCGGCTACCTTTTTCTGGTCTATGCCATGCGATGGGGCGCGCTCGCCGTAGTCACGCCGTTCCGCTACACCGCGCTGATCTGGGCACTGATCGCGGGATGGCTTGTGTTCGGTGACTGGCCCGCATGGCCCACATGGATCGGAGCGGGGCTGATCGTGGCCACGGGTCTGTTCACCTTCTGGAGAGAGCGCGCCTTGGAGTTGCGTCTCCAACGCAAAGCGTCCCGCTTCTGA
- the rpsL gene encoding 30S ribosomal protein S12: MPTIQQLIRKPRQPKVKRSKSLHLEGCPQKRGVCTRVYTTTPKKPNSAMRKVAKVRLTNGFEVISYIPGESHNLQEHSVVLIRGGRVKDLPGVRYHILRGVLDTQGVKDRKQRRSKYGAKRPK, translated from the coding sequence ATGCCAACGATCCAACAGCTGATCCGCAAGCCGCGGCAGCCGAAAGTAAAACGCTCTAAGTCGCTCCACCTGGAGGGTTGCCCCCAGAAGCGTGGCGTCTGCACGCGTGTCTATACCACCACGCCGAAGAAGCCGAACTCGGCCATGCGTAAGGTTGCCAAGGTGCGCCTGACGAATGGTTTCGAGGTCATCAGCTATATTCCCGGTGAGTCGCACAACCTTCAGGAGCACTCTGTTGTCCTGATCCGCGGCGGCCGCGTGAAGGACCTTCCCGGCGTGCGTTACCACATTTTGCGCGGCGTGCTCGACACCCAGGGTGTCAAAGACCGCAAGCAGCGCCGTTCGAAATATGGCGCCAAGCGTCCGAAGTAA
- the rpsG gene encoding 30S ribosomal protein S7: MSRRHAAEKREILPDAKYGDKVVTKFMNNLMIDGKKSVAEKIVYNAFERVEGKLKRSPIEVFHEGLDNIKPSVEVRSRRVGGATYQVPVEVRPERREALALRWLITACRNRNENTMEERLAAEMIDAVQNRGTAVKKREDTHKMADANKAFSHYRW, encoded by the coding sequence ATGTCCCGTCGTCACGCCGCCGAAAAGCGCGAAATCCTGCCCGACGCCAAGTATGGCGACAAGGTGGTCACGAAGTTCATGAACAACCTGATGATCGACGGTAAGAAGTCGGTCGCTGAGAAGATCGTTTACAACGCGTTCGAGCGCGTCGAAGGCAAGCTCAAGCGCTCGCCGATCGAGGTCTTCCACGAAGGTCTGGACAACATCAAACCGTCCGTCGAAGTGCGCTCGCGCCGCGTCGGTGGTGCAACCTATCAGGTTCCGGTCGAAGTGCGCCCCGAGCGTCGCGAAGCCCTGGCCCTGCGCTGGCTGATCACCGCCTGCCGCAATCGCAACGAAAACACGATGGAAGAGCGCCTGGCTGCCGAGATGATCGACGCTGTCCAGAATCGCGGCACCGCCGTGAAGAAGCGCGAAGACACGCACAAGATGGCCGACGCCAACAAGGCATTCAGCCACTACCGCTGGTAA